The Flaviflexus equikiangi genome contains the following window.
ACCACGGGTTACAGCGAAGAATTCGCCAAGTGGCTAACAGTGTACCCTTGCCGCCGCCGTGAACATGCATGGCCTCGAGGGCATACTGGGAACAGCTCGGATAGTACCGACATCGGGGAGGGAATCGCGGGGACACGTGTTTCTGATACCAGCGGATACCGCGACTGAGTATTCGTGCGCCCGTCACGGTCGGTCCTTGAATGCCTTGGACCATGCCCGGTCGAGATCAGACTCGAGTTCCGACCACTCTTTCCCGCGTGCAGCGGGAAAAACGCGCACAACAACGCTTTCGCCTGGGCGAAGATGCTGGACTCTCTCCCGCATCAGGTGCCGCAGCTGCCGGCGCACCCGGTTGCGGACAACAGCATTGCCGACTGTTTTAGGCACGACGAAGCCGACCAGGGCAGAAACCTGGTCGGCTGGGTCTGCGTCGTCCGGCGAACAGACGTGAAGCATGAGGCTCGACGATCTACCTCGAACTCCACCTCTGATCGTGGCCCGAAAGTCTCCGGACGTACGCATACGATTGTGCGCCGGAAGCACGAGCCCTCAGCGTCTTAGGCAGAGAGCTTCGCGCGGCCCTTGCGACGACGGCCGGAAAGGATTGCGCGGCCAGCGCGGGTAGCCATGCGCTTGCGGAAGCCATGCACCTTCGCGCGCTTGCGGTTATTGGGCTGGAAAGTCCGCTTCACCATGATGATCTC
Protein-coding sequences here:
- the rnpA gene encoding ribonuclease P protein component, producing the protein MLPAHNRMRTSGDFRATIRGGVRGRSSSLMLHVCSPDDADPADQVSALVGFVVPKTVGNAVVRNRVRRQLRHLMRERVQHLRPGESVVVRVFPAARGKEWSELESDLDRAWSKAFKDRP
- the rpmH gene encoding 50S ribosomal protein L34, whose product is MVKRTFQPNNRKRAKVHGFRKRMATRAGRAILSGRRRKGRAKLSA